In Vicinamibacteria bacterium, the following proteins share a genomic window:
- the ilvA gene encoding threonine ammonia-lyase, translating to MKYLTRADFDEARENAAPYIHRTPVLRSSTLSQMTGADVYLKAEMFQKAGSYKVRGPLNVLAHMPKEARERGLICSSAGNHAQGVARAAREYGVKATVVMAHGAPEAKVQATRSYGAEVILHGNVWDDAYQHSLELQKERNLTYVHPFDDPLLVAGQGGVGYETIEDVPDLDFLIVPIGGGGLISGCAQIVKLIKPDVKVIGVEMKGAPAMKRSIEAGHRVTLENIPIIIDGLTVKTVGAYTFEICRAFVDDILAIDEQEIFAAIPWIMERCKLVAEGAAASTVAALLTEALQPPAGSKVACVLSGGNLNLAALKGMTWN from the coding sequence ATGAAATACCTGACGCGAGCGGACTTCGACGAGGCGCGTGAGAACGCCGCGCCGTACATTCATCGCACGCCCGTGCTCCGCTCTTCGACCTTGAGTCAGATGACGGGTGCAGACGTCTACCTGAAGGCGGAGATGTTCCAGAAGGCGGGTTCTTACAAAGTCCGCGGCCCGTTGAACGTGCTGGCTCACATGCCGAAAGAGGCTCGAGAGCGTGGCCTCATTTGCTCGTCCGCCGGGAACCACGCACAGGGTGTCGCCCGGGCCGCGCGAGAGTACGGGGTCAAAGCGACGGTGGTCATGGCCCACGGAGCGCCGGAAGCGAAGGTCCAGGCGACCCGCTCCTACGGAGCCGAGGTCATCCTCCACGGAAACGTATGGGACGACGCTTACCAGCATTCCCTCGAGCTCCAGAAAGAGCGAAACCTCACCTACGTCCACCCCTTCGACGATCCTTTGCTCGTCGCCGGCCAGGGAGGCGTGGGATACGAGACGATCGAAGACGTACCCGACCTCGACTTCCTGATCGTGCCCATCGGCGGAGGGGGTCTGATTTCGGGCTGCGCTCAGATCGTCAAGCTGATCAAACCGGATGTCAAGGTCATTGGCGTCGAGATGAAGGGGGCGCCGGCGATGAAACGAAGTATCGAAGCGGGACATCGCGTCACGCTCGAGAATATCCCCATCATCATCGATGGCCTCACCGTCAAGACCGTGGGTGCCTACACCTTCGAGATTTGCCGTGCCTTCGTGGACGACATCCTCGCCATCGATGAGCAGGAGATCTTCGCTGCGATTCCCTGGATCATGGAACGATGCAAGCTGGTAGCCGAGGGGGCGGCGGCGTCCACGGTCGCAGCCCTGCTGACCGAAGCCCTTCAGCCCCCCGCGGGGAGCAAGGTGGCCTGCGTCCTGAGCGGCGGCAACCTGAACCTCGCGGCGTTGAAGGGAATGACCTGGAACTGA
- a CDS encoding cupin domain-containing protein gives MLPVLLPLFVLVTVPVASPAAPQPTTDVATYISAAEVLATIDAAPEGRVSDQQIRHVDAGDGYLGVGVVQRPPKAAGTRLDGIQHHKQGEVYRVVSGSGTLVTAKSLSDAEPLDPQGQIVLTLTGPSSTGVIVGGQSQKIGPGDIVIIPAGVAHGFSEITETITYLVIRIDPEKLVQLK, from the coding sequence TTGCTACCTGTCCTGCTTCCTTTGTTCGTCCTCGTCACCGTGCCGGTCGCGAGCCCGGCTGCGCCGCAGCCGACCACGGATGTGGCTACCTACATCAGCGCCGCCGAGGTGCTTGCCACCATCGATGCCGCTCCCGAGGGACGTGTCAGTGATCAGCAGATTCGTCACGTCGATGCCGGTGACGGCTACCTCGGCGTCGGCGTCGTTCAGCGCCCGCCGAAGGCGGCGGGAACGAGGCTGGACGGGATCCAGCATCACAAACAAGGCGAGGTCTACCGCGTGGTATCGGGCAGCGGAACGCTCGTCACCGCGAAGAGTCTCTCCGATGCCGAACCGCTCGATCCCCAAGGACAGATCGTTTTGACGCTCACCGGCCCGAGCTCTACCGGCGTCATCGTGGGAGGCCAGAGCCAGAAAATCGGGCCGGGCGACATCGTCATCATCCCCGCCGGCGTGGCGCACGGCTTCAGCGAGATCACGGAGACCATTACCTACCTCGTCATCCGCATCGATCCCGAGAAGCTCGTACAGCTCAAGTGA
- a CDS encoding toxin-antitoxin system HicB family antitoxin, which translates to MTIDKSKLREASERLKEAATKMLEAGADAPTFSARFFGPSGELGRLGVTRKDRELILRSELYRWLKERYEELRLRDAAQFEQDVKVASGRLTVAVPRSLHAALKGEAAAEGVSLSELIRLKLSIPYRQMANLLIPKTKAN; encoded by the coding sequence ATGACGATCGACAAATCGAAACTGAGGGAAGCGTCGGAACGTCTCAAAGAGGCCGCCACGAAGATGCTCGAGGCAGGCGCCGACGCGCCGACTTTTTCCGCGCGCTTCTTCGGACCGAGCGGTGAGCTCGGTCGACTCGGAGTCACACGAAAGGATCGAGAGCTGATACTGCGTTCCGAGCTCTATCGGTGGCTCAAGGAAAGGTACGAGGAGCTGCGATTGAGGGATGCGGCGCAGTTCGAGCAGGACGTCAAAGTTGCCTCCGGACGTCTGACAGTCGCCGTTCCGAGAAGCCTGCACGCCGCTCTCAAGGGGGAGGCCGCCGCCGAGGGCGTGTCCCTATCGGAGCTCATCCGCTTGAAGCTCTCCATCCCCTACCGTCAAATGGCCAACCTCCTCATACCGAAGACGAAA
- a CDS encoding APC family permease — protein MTENEGLKREIGVFGLVSNSVNIVVGAGIFVLPAIVAAQLGTASVLAYVLCGILIVLMMLCFAEIGSRITTTGGAYAYIEVAFGRFAGFLTTNLFIFGAAIMANAAVANALADTISYFLPAFKTQAVRLLFFVVMFGGFAYFNIMGVKRGLFLVKFNTVAKMTPLFLLVLFGWLSFSASNFAWEATPSFGDLGQASMILLFAFVGIETGLNVSGEIKDPQRTIPKGVLLSAFVVVLLYTLIQLTAQGVLGEALPSFRDAPLAEVGMRMVGPLGASLVIVGACFSMFGNLSGFALNMPRIIFAAARDGVIPPKRLATIHSRYATPHVAVVSYAALACFFASTGQFEQLSVLASASFLLIYLGVILAVIKYRMRKEDEPGTYKMPGGYLIPGASAVAVLWFLSNLPEREIRAMLVFLVVLSVIYWGLNVRRSKNALTAAKEDLR, from the coding sequence ATGACGGAAAACGAAGGCCTGAAGCGGGAAATCGGCGTATTCGGTCTCGTCTCGAACTCCGTCAACATCGTCGTGGGCGCGGGAATCTTCGTTCTGCCCGCGATCGTCGCCGCTCAGTTGGGAACGGCGAGTGTCCTCGCCTACGTTTTGTGCGGCATTCTCATCGTGCTCATGATGCTCTGCTTCGCCGAGATCGGAAGCCGAATCACCACGACCGGGGGAGCCTACGCGTACATCGAAGTCGCTTTTGGCAGGTTCGCGGGCTTCCTCACCACGAACCTCTTCATATTCGGCGCCGCCATCATGGCGAACGCGGCGGTCGCCAACGCGTTGGCCGACACCATTTCGTACTTCCTCCCGGCTTTCAAGACTCAGGCAGTGCGGCTGCTCTTCTTCGTCGTCATGTTCGGAGGTTTCGCCTACTTCAACATCATGGGGGTCAAACGGGGTCTGTTTCTGGTCAAGTTCAACACCGTGGCCAAAATGACGCCGCTTTTCCTCCTAGTACTCTTCGGGTGGCTTTCGTTCTCGGCGTCGAACTTCGCCTGGGAGGCCACGCCGTCGTTCGGAGACCTCGGCCAAGCGTCGATGATTTTGCTCTTCGCCTTCGTGGGAATCGAGACGGGCCTGAACGTCAGCGGCGAGATCAAGGACCCACAGAGGACGATCCCGAAGGGCGTCCTCCTCAGCGCGTTCGTGGTGGTGCTGCTGTACACGCTCATCCAGCTCACGGCGCAAGGCGTCCTCGGGGAAGCGCTTCCGAGCTTCCGGGATGCGCCGCTCGCCGAGGTCGGCATGAGGATGGTCGGGCCTCTCGGAGCTTCCCTCGTCATCGTGGGAGCCTGCTTTTCGATGTTCGGCAACCTGAGCGGCTTCGCTCTCAACATGCCTCGAATCATCTTTGCCGCCGCGAGAGACGGCGTCATCCCACCGAAGCGTCTCGCCACAATCCACAGCCGCTACGCGACACCTCACGTCGCGGTCGTGAGCTACGCCGCGCTCGCGTGCTTTTTTGCCAGCACCGGGCAGTTCGAGCAGCTTTCGGTCCTGGCGAGTGCTTCGTTCCTGCTGATCTACCTGGGAGTCATCCTCGCCGTCATCAAATATCGAATGCGGAAAGAAGACGAACCGGGAACGTACAAGATGCCCGGTGGCTACCTCATCCCCGGGGCCTCGGCGGTCGCTGTCCTGTGGTTTCTGTCGAACCTGCCGGAGCGAGAGATCCGCGCCATGCTCGTTTTTCTGGTGGTCTTGAGTGTGATTTATTGGGGCCTCAACGTTCGACGAAGCAAGAATGCCTTGACGGCAGCGAAAGAGGACCTTCGATGA